One genomic region from Thermoleptolyngbya sichuanensis A183 encodes:
- the lipB gene encoding lipoyl(octanoyl) transferase LipB, translating to MSPLVEQRVNQPSSHICWLWEAGLVPYKTAWEWQRSHLNRLIRQPDSPDLLILLEHPPVYTLGQGATLDFVKFDLERTDAEIHRVERGGEVTYHGPGQLVGYPILNLRRYRQDLHWYLRQLEEVVIRAIASFGLAGDRIDGLTGVWVGGRKVGAIGVKVSRWVTMHGFSLNVCPEMRGFGAIVPCGIGDRPVGCLADWIPEITVAEVQGAIAQSFAEVFEVTLQPYCITVNDL from the coding sequence ATGAGTCCTTTGGTGGAGCAACGGGTAAATCAACCATCCAGCCATATTTGCTGGCTTTGGGAAGCGGGACTTGTGCCTTACAAAACAGCCTGGGAATGGCAGCGATCGCACTTAAATCGCCTGATCCGGCAGCCCGATTCCCCAGACCTGCTGATCTTGCTGGAGCATCCACCCGTCTACACGCTGGGGCAGGGGGCAACGCTGGATTTTGTGAAGTTTGATCTTGAGCGGACGGATGCAGAGATTCACCGGGTCGAGCGCGGTGGCGAGGTGACGTATCACGGGCCGGGGCAACTGGTGGGTTATCCGATTTTGAACCTGCGGCGCTATCGGCAGGATTTGCACTGGTATTTGCGGCAGTTGGAGGAGGTAGTGATCCGGGCGATCGCCTCGTTTGGGCTGGCAGGCGACCGGATCGACGGGCTGACGGGCGTGTGGGTGGGCGGGCGCAAGGTCGGCGCAATTGGCGTGAAGGTGAGCCGCTGGGTGACGATGCACGGCTTTTCGCTAAATGTTTGCCCGGAGATGCGTGGCTTTGGGGCGATCGTGCCCTGCGGCATCGGCGATCGCCCCGTGGGTTGCCTGGCCGACTGGATTCCAGAGATTACCGTGGCGGAGGTGCAAGGGGCGATCGCCCAGTCTTTTGCCGAGGTCTTTGAAGTGACGCTCCAGCCCTATTGCATAACCGTGAACGATCTGTAA
- a CDS encoding NF041680 family putative transposase — MIFNELQQFRQTLYASLGNARDALFDLMDAVLVSACIVSFVRLSQSPVFRRQWSSTYEALRDSRLPRSKVLKLLVQQIPTQQQPLLAGDASRWNRPAARRLKDRTLSGRTGHAPIAGQNYSTLAWIAEDRGSWALPLRHERITSFETPASKAAFQLKQVTRQLAVRPLAIYDRGYGNASFVNQTAGIEADLLLRVTSNRCVYGAPPAYRGRGAPAKHGHKMKLNDPDTWSVPVETVEVDDPNWGRVRVSRLSAYHFRKSPKRAMEVLRVEVLETQSSTRRLAPLWLVWLGEQMPPLETLWLHYLRRFAIEHWYRFAKQRLYWTHPQFSSVSATEQWSSLMPLLSWQLWLARKDCTDHPLPWQAPQETLTPGRVAQAFAGILAAIGTPAPAPKPRGKSPGRGKGHKPTPRPCYPMVKKRASKRKTSEQSLNSPVATAA; from the coding sequence ATGATTTTCAACGAACTTCAGCAATTTCGCCAAACGTTGTATGCCAGCTTGGGAAACGCCAGAGATGCCCTGTTTGATCTGATGGATGCCGTGTTAGTGAGTGCGTGCATCGTGTCGTTTGTGAGGCTATCGCAGAGTCCTGTCTTTCGTCGCCAGTGGTCGAGCACCTATGAAGCGTTGCGCGATAGCCGCCTACCCCGATCAAAGGTGCTGAAGCTGTTGGTGCAGCAGATACCGACTCAGCAGCAACCGTTGTTGGCAGGTGATGCGAGTCGGTGGAACCGTCCTGCTGCCAGGCGTTTGAAAGACCGCACCTTATCGGGCAGAACAGGACATGCCCCGATAGCCGGACAAAACTACAGTACCTTAGCCTGGATTGCTGAAGACAGGGGCAGTTGGGCATTACCATTGCGGCATGAGCGCATCACCAGCTTTGAAACACCCGCCAGTAAAGCGGCATTCCAACTCAAACAAGTGACTCGGCAGTTAGCGGTGCGTCCGTTGGCGATCTACGACCGAGGGTACGGCAATGCCAGTTTTGTCAACCAAACGGCAGGGATTGAGGCAGACTTGCTGCTGCGGGTTACATCCAATCGATGTGTCTATGGCGCGCCCCCAGCGTATCGAGGGCGAGGCGCACCTGCCAAGCATGGACATAAGATGAAACTCAATGACCCTGACACTTGGAGTGTCCCGGTCGAAACCGTTGAAGTCGATGATCCCAACTGGGGACGAGTGCGGGTCAGTCGTTTGAGTGCATACCATTTCCGCAAATCCCCCAAACGGGCAATGGAAGTGTTGCGCGTGGAGGTGCTGGAGACACAGAGCAGCACGCGACGCTTGGCTCCTTTGTGGTTAGTTTGGCTGGGTGAGCAGATGCCTCCGTTAGAAACCCTGTGGTTGCACTACCTCCGTCGCTTTGCCATTGAACACTGGTATCGCTTTGCCAAGCAGAGGCTATATTGGACACATCCCCAGTTCAGTTCTGTATCGGCAACCGAACAGTGGAGCAGCCTGATGCCGTTGCTCAGTTGGCAGTTGTGGTTAGCGCGAAAGGACTGTACTGACCACCCCTTGCCCTGGCAGGCACCGCAAGAAACGTTGACTCCGGGTCGGGTCGCACAAGCGTTTGCAGGCATTTTGGCAGCGATTGGCACCCCTGCTCCTGCGCCTAAACCTCGTGGTAAATCGCCAGGACGAGGCAAGGGGCACAAGCCAACTCCTCGTCCCTGCTATCCGATGGTCAAAAAACGAGCCTCGAAACGCAAGACATCCGAACAATCCCTGAACAGTCCGGTTGCAACAGCAGCTTAA
- a CDS encoding ISKra4 family transposase (programmed frameshift) yields the protein MDATKEAQIKAHALALAELLYDETDPEQVKTLAGIEVAVRDHPLEYVGPEIGKFFICTSSGTSSGRKRHIQSIVGRLSLSQRQSQRLKVKARTQWSPQVETCCLLLSANEAYARAADDIAVLTGVCVSGSTQQRLVHRQDLEPPAVDSGVKEMSLDGGKVRLRTPQGQPCQWRDYKGVNLHQCSISAFYKDNDSLVNWLNQQPLAHPLVCLGDGHDGIWNLFSQIGHRSERLEILDWYHLMENLGNVGGSQQRLDAVEACLWQGDVDGAVRLFDDWSHERVDQFIGYLAKHRLRIVNYSYYQAEGISIGSGAVESTIKQIGRRVKISGAQWKEDNVPQVLRHRCAYLNGQFSS from the exons ATGGATGCCACCAAGGAAGCCCAAATCAAAGCCCATGCACTGGCGTTAGCGGAGTTGCTTTACGACGAGACAGACCCTGAACAAGTCAAAACATTGGCCGGGATCGAAGTCGCCGTTCGTGACCACCCACTGGAGTATGTGGGGCCTGAGATCGGAA AATTTTTTATCTGCACAAGCAGCGGCACAAGCTCTGGGCGAAAGCGGCACATCCAGAGTATCGTCGGACGCTTAAGTCTGAGTCAGCGCCAGAGCCAGCGGCTTAAGGTCAAGGCCCGCACCCAGTGGAGTCCTCAGGTTGAGACGTGCTGCTTGCTGCTGAGTGCCAACGAAGCCTATGCGCGAGCTGCCGACGATATCGCTGTGCTCACCGGGGTGTGCGTGTCAGGGAGTACCCAGCAACGGCTGGTGCATCGTCAAGACCTAGAGCCACCAGCGGTGGACAGCGGGGTTAAGGAAATGAGCTTAGACGGGGGCAAAGTCCGTCTGCGGACTCCTCAGGGGCAGCCCTGCCAGTGGCGCGATTACAAGGGGGTAAACCTGCATCAGTGCAGCATTAGCGCCTTCTACAAAGACAACGACAGCTTGGTCAACTGGCTCAACCAGCAGCCCTTAGCGCATCCCCTCGTTTGTCTTGGGGATGGTCACGACGGCATCTGGAACCTGTTTTCACAGATCGGGCATCGCAGCGAGCGCCTTGAGATCTTGGACTGGTACCACCTGATGGAGAATTTGGGTAACGTGGGTGGGTCTCAACAGCGTCTTGATGCCGTCGAAGCCTGCTTGTGGCAAGGGGATGTGGATGGGGCGGTTAGGCTATTCGACGACTGGTCCCATGAGCGGGTAGACCAGTTTATCGGCTATCTGGCTAAGCATCGGCTCCGTATCGTTAACTACAGCTACTACCAAGCTGAGGGGATTTCAATTGGCTCGGGTGCCGTGGAGTCGACTATCAAGCAAATTGGTAGGCGGGTGAAAATTTCAGGCGCTCAGTGGAAGGAAGACAACGTTCCACAAGTCCTTCGCCATCGCTGCGCTTATCTCAATGGTCAATTCTCATCCTGA
- a CDS encoding transposase family protein, translating into MIATAIDKGKTHDFKLLKRSRLPWVSSQLCLADRGYQGFAKRHAGACTPTQKPRNQPLAEDEKQHNRALARLRVKVEHVIRRFKIFRIFSGRYRSRRRRFGLRLNLIAGLLNYELAHAS; encoded by the coding sequence GTGATTGCGACTGCAATCGACAAAGGCAAGACGCATGACTTCAAGCTGCTCAAACGAAGTCGCCTGCCCTGGGTATCGTCGCAGTTATGTTTAGCTGACCGCGGGTATCAAGGGTTTGCCAAGCGTCATGCTGGAGCTTGTACGCCCACCCAAAAGCCGCGCAACCAACCGTTAGCCGAGGACGAGAAGCAACACAATCGGGCATTAGCGAGACTGCGGGTGAAAGTAGAGCATGTGATTCGTCGCTTCAAGATCTTTCGCATCTTCTCAGGGCGCTATCGCAGCCGGAGACGACGCTTTGGCTTGCGCTTGAACTTGATTGCAGGGTTGCTCAACTACGAACTGGCACACGCTTCCTGA
- a CDS encoding NF041680 family putative transposase: protein MIFNELQQFRQTLYASLGNARDALFDLMDAVLVSACIVSFVRLSQSPVFRRQWSSTYEALRDSRLPRSKVLKLLVQQIPTQQQPVLAGDASRWNRPAARRLKDRTLSGRTGHAPIAGQNYSTLAWIAVDRGSWALPLRHERITSFETPASKAAFQLKQVTRQLAVRPLAIYDRGYGNASFVNQTAGIEADLLLRVTSNRCVYGAPPAYRGRGAPAKHGHKMKLNDPDTWSVPVETVEVDDPNWGRVRVSRWSAYHFRKSPKRAMEVLRVEVLETQSSTRRLAPLWLVWLGEQMPPLETLWLHYLRRFAIEHWYRFAKQRLYWTHPQFSSVSATEQWSSLMPLLSWQLWLARKDCTDHPLPWQAPQETLTPGRVAQAFAGILAAIGTPAPAPKPRGKSPGRGKGHKPTPRPCYPMVKKRASKRKTSEQSLNSPVATAA, encoded by the coding sequence ATGATTTTCAACGAACTTCAGCAATTTCGCCAAACGTTGTATGCCAGCTTGGGAAACGCCAGAGATGCCCTGTTTGATCTGATGGATGCCGTGTTAGTGAGTGCGTGCATCGTGTCGTTTGTGAGGCTATCGCAGAGTCCTGTCTTTCGTCGCCAGTGGTCGAGCACCTATGAAGCGTTGCGCGATAGCCGCCTACCCCGATCAAAGGTGCTGAAGCTGTTGGTGCAGCAGATACCGACTCAGCAGCAACCGGTGTTGGCAGGTGATGCGAGTCGGTGGAACCGTCCTGCTGCCAGGCGTTTGAAAGACCGCACCTTATCAGGCAGAACAGGACATGCCCCGATAGCCGGACAAAACTACAGTACCTTAGCCTGGATTGCTGTTGACAGGGGCAGTTGGGCATTACCATTGCGGCATGAGCGCATCACCAGCTTTGAAACACCCGCCAGTAAAGCGGCATTCCAACTCAAACAAGTGACTCGGCAGTTAGCGGTGCGTCCGTTGGCGATCTACGACCGAGGGTACGGCAATGCCAGTTTTGTCAACCAAACGGCAGGGATTGAGGCAGACTTGCTGCTGCGGGTTACATCCAATCGATGTGTCTATGGCGCGCCCCCAGCGTATCGAGGGCGAGGCGCACCTGCCAAGCATGGACATAAGATGAAACTCAATGACCCTGACACTTGGAGTGTCCCGGTCGAAACCGTTGAAGTCGATGATCCCAACTGGGGCCGAGTGCGGGTCAGTCGTTGGAGTGCATACCATTTCCGCAAATCCCCCAAACGGGCAATGGAAGTGTTGCGCGTGGAGGTGCTGGAGACACAGAGCAGCACGCGACGCTTGGCTCCTTTGTGGTTAGTTTGGCTGGGTGAGCAGATGCCTCCGTTAGAAACCCTGTGGTTGCACTACCTCCGTCGCTTTGCCATTGAACACTGGTATCGCTTTGCCAAGCAGAGGCTATATTGGACACATCCCCAGTTCAGTTCTGTATCGGCAACCGAACAGTGGAGCAGCCTGATGCCGTTGCTCAGTTGGCAGTTGTGGTTAGCGCGAAAGGACTGTACTGACCACCCCTTGCCCTGGCAGGCCCCGCAAGAAACGTTGACTCCGGGTCGGGTCGCACAAGCGTTTGCAGGCATTTTGGCAGCGATTGGCACCCCTGCTCCTGCGCCTAAACCTCGTGGTAAATCGCCAGGACGAGGCAAGGGGCACAAGCCAACTCCTCGTCCCTGCTATCCGATGGTCAAAAAACGAGCCTCGAAACGCAAGACATCCGAACAATCCCTGAACAGTCCGGTTGCAACAGCAGCTTAA
- a CDS encoding helix-turn-helix domain-containing protein, translating to MSTYLERQGKRGGQNKLSVEEQLLVALEYWREYRSQFHIGASWGLHETPVGRIIRKVEDILIKCGKFRLPSQRQWYQPGWEWKVFIVDAGEVEIERPKKTET from the coding sequence ATGTCCACCTACTTAGAACGACAGGGAAAGCGGGGCGGACAAAACAAACTGAGCGTGGAAGAGCAATTGCTAGTGGCATTGGAATATTGGCGGGAATACCGCAGCCAGTTTCACATTGGCGCGAGTTGGGGCCTGCATGAAACCCCAGTCGGACGCATCATCAGGAAAGTGGAAGACATCTTGATCAAGTGCGGCAAGTTTCGCTTGCCCAGCCAACGGCAGTGGTACCAGCCTGGATGGGAATGGAAAGTGTTTATCGTAGACGCAGGTGAAGTTGAAATTGAACGTCCAAAAAAAACAGAAACGTGA
- a CDS encoding ISKra4 family transposase (programmed frameshift), translated as MDATKEAQIKAHALALAELLYDETDPEQVKTLAGIEVAVRDHLLEYVGPEIGKFFICTSSGTSSGRKRHIQSIVGRLSLSQRQSQRLKVKARTQWSPQVETCCLLLSANEAYARAADDIAVLTGVCVSGSTQQRLVHRQDLEPPAVDSGVKEMSLDGGKVRLRTPQGQPCQWRDYKGVNLHQCSISAFYKDNDSLVNWLNQQPLAHPLVCLGDGHDGIWNLFSQIGHRSERLEILDWYHLMENLGNVGGSQQRLDAVEACLWQGDVDGAVRLFDDWSHERVDQFIGYLAKHRLRIVNYSYYQAEGISIGSGAVESTIKQIGRRVKISGAQWKEDNVPQVLRHRCAYLNGQFSS; from the exons ATGGATGCCACCAAGGAAGCCCAAATCAAAGCCCATGCACTGGCGTTAGCGGAGTTGCTTTACGACGAGACAGACCCTGAACAAGTCAAAACATTGGCCGGGATCGAAGTCGCCGTTCGTGACCACCTACTGGAGTATGTGGGGCCTGAGATCGGAA AATTTTTTATCTGCACAAGCAGCGGCACAAGCTCTGGGCGAAAGCGGCACATCCAGAGTATCGTCGGACGCTTAAGTCTGAGTCAGCGCCAGAGCCAGCGGCTTAAGGTCAAGGCCCGCACCCAGTGGAGTCCTCAGGTTGAGACGTGCTGCTTGCTGCTGAGTGCCAACGAAGCCTATGCGCGAGCTGCCGACGATATCGCTGTGCTCACCGGGGTGTGCGTGTCAGGGAGTACCCAGCAACGGCTGGTGCATCGTCAAGACCTAGAGCCACCAGCGGTGGACAGCGGGGTTAAGGAAATGAGCTTAGACGGGGGCAAAGTCCGTCTGCGGACTCCTCAGGGGCAGCCCTGCCAGTGGCGCGATTACAAGGGGGTAAACCTGCATCAGTGCAGCATTAGCGCCTTCTACAAAGACAACGACAGCTTGGTCAACTGGCTCAACCAGCAGCCCTTAGCGCATCCCCTCGTTTGTCTTGGGGATGGTCACGACGGCATCTGGAACCTGTTTTCACAGATCGGGCATCGCAGCGAGCGCCTTGAGATCTTGGACTGGTACCACCTGATGGAGAATTTGGGTAACGTGGGTGGGTCTCAACAGCGTCTTGATGCCGTCGAAGCCTGCTTGTGGCAAGGGGATGTGGATGGGGCGGTTAGGCTATTCGACGACTGGTCCCATGAGCGGGTAGACCAGTTTATCGGCTATCTGGCTAAGCATCGGCTCCGTATCGTTAACTACAGCTACTACCAAGCTGAGGGGATTTCAATTGGCTCGGGTGCCGTGGAGTCGACTATCAAGCAAATTGGTAGGCGGGTGAAAATTTCAGGCGCTCAGTGGAAGGAAGACAACGTTCCACAAGTCCTTCGCCATCGCTGCGCTTATCTCAATGGTCAATTCTCATCCTGA
- a CDS encoding ISKra4 family transposase (programmed frameshift) yields MEACTAEIAEILYRNSNREGLDSLEGIEQTVRRQMLEEVSPRVAPFFVNQKAYPARGRVRRLKSLVGVLEIRQSQAERLGVKAYSRLSGGLEKANLRLSANESFQDAEDDIVALTGMRVGHSTQQRLVGRQSFESAEAKQGVSEVSIDGGKVRLRDLLESDSPWRDYKAVRVEGIDYNAFFQDNDSLIDYLSAQRLLSPLVCLGDGHAGVWNLFAQLTTVETRWEILDWYHLKENLYKVGGSLKRLAAAEMLLWQGQVEAARALFADCRRKQARNFEAYLSTHRSRIVNYGFYQAEQLCSIGSGAVESAVKQIGRRLQISGARWNTASVNAMLSLRCAYLNGQLAS; encoded by the exons TTGGAAGCTTGTACAGCAGAGATCGCCGAGATTTTGTATCGCAATAGCAACCGAGAGGGGCTCGATAGTCTAGAAGGCATCGAGCAGACTGTACGACGGCAAATGCTAGAGGAGGTGAGCCCTCGAGTTGCCC CTTTTTTTGTCAACCAGAAAGCCTACCCCGCCCGAGGCCGGGTTCGCCGATTGAAGAGTTTGGTAGGGGTCCTTGAGATTCGTCAAAGTCAGGCAGAACGGTTAGGCGTAAAGGCTTACAGCCGTCTCAGTGGTGGCCTAGAGAAAGCCAACCTACGCTTAAGTGCCAACGAATCGTTTCAAGATGCAGAGGATGACATCGTAGCCCTGACCGGGATGCGGGTCGGGCACTCGACCCAACAACGTCTGGTGGGGCGTCAGTCGTTCGAGTCTGCCGAGGCTAAACAAGGCGTCAGTGAGGTCAGCATTGATGGCGGCAAAGTCCGTCTGCGTGACCTGCTAGAGTCCGATAGCCCGTGGCGAGACTACAAAGCGGTGCGGGTGGAGGGGATTGATTACAACGCCTTCTTCCAAGACAATGACAGCTTGATTGATTATCTCAGCGCTCAACGCTTGCTCTCCCCACTGGTCTGTCTGGGCGATGGTCACGCTGGGGTGTGGAATCTGTTTGCTCAACTCACCACCGTTGAGACCCGTTGGGAAATCCTCGATTGGTACCATCTCAAAGAAAACCTCTACAAAGTCGGTGGGTCGCTCAAGCGCTTAGCAGCGGCGGAAATGCTGTTATGGCAAGGTCAAGTGGAAGCCGCCAGGGCCCTCTTTGCCGACTGTCGGCGCAAGCAAGCCCGCAATTTTGAAGCCTATCTGAGCACCCATCGCTCTCGCATCGTGAATTATGGGTTCTACCAGGCTGAGCAACTCTGTTCTATTGGATCAGGAGCCGTAGAATCGGCTGTCAAACAGATTGGGCGACGCCTCCAAATTTCGGGTGCTCGCTGGAATACGGCCTCCGTTAATGCCATGTTGAGTCTGCGCTGTGCCTACCTCAATGGACAGCTCGCCAGTTGA